Part of the Patescibacteria group bacterium genome, ACTGATTCACCTGCCACTTCCCCATCCTCACCCTGAGAAGGAATATATACCTTTTGGCCATCTTCCAACTCTTGGGCCAAATTCAAATTCTTTTCCACCCAAGACCGATCAGCCCCAGCTGACAAACCGCCAGCCAGAGCTAACAAATCCTTGTAACGAGAATTAGAGGGTAATTCATAAACCCCTGGTTGAATAACTGAACCAGCTAAATCCACCCAAATTGTTTCTGATTCCTCTTTACTAGCGATAATCTCAATTTCTGGTTCTTTTTGCTGATTTAAAAAAAGCGTGGTTAAAATCCCCACGCTCACTAAAAAAATACCAATTAAACCAAGAAGAAGAGGAACCTTTCCTTGCTCTAAGAGCTTCTGGAAGTCAAAATTGGGCATTAATTAAAGTCTAGCATAAAACATAGAAAAACCTGAGTATAATTAAGCGAGAATTCTCTATTTTTAACTGCTGAAGTTTCTCAAATGACTAAGAGACAATCTAATTGACAAGCTTTTTGCGAAGTGTTAAAATTGGTTTTGGACAGCGAGAAGCTGTTGTTTTGTACATTAATATTTCCTCCGTCAGTTAGTAACCCAGACAGTTGTCTGGCACAAAGATTTGTACTGGCAACTAAATCGATTAAGTTCGATTACTTATGGCGTTAATTTCTAACGCCGCAGGGTTTTCTACCCTGCTTTTCGGGGGCGTAATGCCAACATTTATTGAATAAAAAAAAGAATATTTTCTGGTATTTCTGATAAATGTTAGGTAGAGCGACACGATTTTAAAAAGTCTAAGGTGACTCTAACTTTCTCCCAGTAGGGGGCTATTAATGACACGTGGCACCTGATTACTTATAAATAATGCCACAGAAAGGAGGAATTATGAATGGCAAAAATCTAAAACAGATTGTCTACGTTCTAGACCGCCTAGTTTTAGAAGGAAAGTTAGAGCCAGACGAGAAAGCCGAAATTGCCAAAGCAATTAAAGAACTTTCTCATGCCTTGAAGATTCGTAATATCAAACAAATCGAAAAGGCAATAGAGAAAATCTCTAAACTATTGCTTAGGCTAGAGTAAGTTAGGGGGCGTCAGCCTTAGAACTTTCTATAAGAACCAGAAAATAATTAACTCGGATTCTTATAAAAGGTTAAATTAAATAAAATTCAATAAAAATAATACCTTGAATTATAGTAAAGCAATTAGAACAATTAGAGCTGCCAGAGATATATCACAAAAAGAATTAGGACAGCTAACTAATTTAGATCCTAGCTATATCTCTCGAATCGAAAGTGGAGAAAGAACACCAGCGATTGAAAGTCTTAAATCAATTACAGAAGCGCTAGAAATTCCATTTTACCTCTTTATACTTCTTTCATCGGAAAAAGAAGAATTAAAAGATATTCCGGAAAAAGAGGCAGGTAAAATCGCAAAAAACCTATTGAAGATTCTAATTTTATCCCAAAAAGAATCTCGATAAGATGTTAGCCAGCCTAAATCCTGAGATATTTCCTCTTCGATCAACTAAATTTCTAGAATACTTATTAATAACTGATAGAAAACAGTTAAAGAAACTGGCAGAATCCGCGGGAAGATATTATAGACCCTTTGATCGCCTTGAAATTAATGAAGCTGGAAAAAATAAATGGCGCCACATCGATAATCCTACGGGTAAATTAAAAATTATCCAAAAGAAAATCAATAAAAGAATACTTAAAGAAGCAATGATTTCGTTACCGAACGGCATGATAGGTGGTGTTACTGGAAAATCAACTAAAGATAATGTTAAGTTTCATCTTAAAAAAGAAATGGTTTTAACCTTAGATCTAAAAAACTGTTTCCCAAATATTAATAACCAAAAAATCTATCGTGTTTGGAAAGAGATTCTAGGTTGCGGCAGAGTAAACGCAAGAATCCTAACACAACTTACCACTTTTCAAACCAGATTGCCGCAAGGAGCATCTACAAGCTTGGCGTTGTGCAACTTGGCACTTTTGCCACTCTTTAATGATATTCAAGTTTTTGCCTCCGCGCATAACTTGAATTTTACATTATATGTAGACGACATAGCTATTTCAGGTAAATTCCCTATGGTTCAATCTTCAATCAGCCCCATTATTAATTTAATCCAAAAACATGGTTACGCAATAGGTCATAAAAAAATTCGCATAATGCCAGCTAATGTTAGACAAAAAATTACAGGTATTATTGTTAATAAAAAAACAGCTATTGAAATACAAAAGATAGAGGAAATAAGAGGACAAATATTGAATGCTGCTAGAAAAAAAATAATCACGAAAAACGACCTAGATTCTATTTGGGGAAAAATTGATTATATCAAAAATATATCTCCCGCCCGAGGAGAGAAGCTCAGTCATTTTGCAGCAATGTTACTACCCGATTCTGTTGAAATTTATACGAAACCTGTAAATTATAAAATCAGAAAGTGCACTTGTACAAAACGTCATAAAACTAAGAGACCGTAAGTAAATTTTTAAATTCTAAAAAACAAAATCAATTAAACCACAAAATTAATTAACTTCCCAGATACAAAAACCACCTTTTTTACCTTTTTCTTTTCTAAATGTTTAGCTACGTTCTTTTCTTTCTTAGCTAATTTCTCAACCTCCACCTGTTGAGACGCCTGATTACTAGAAACTTCTATCTGGCCTCTTAACTTACCATTAATCTGAATAATAATCAGGGCTTTTTCTTCCTTAATCATTTTTTCATCAAACTCTGGCCATTTTTGCTGATGAACTGAAAATTTGTTTTTTAAGACTTCACACCATATCTCTTCAGCAACATGAGGCGCAAAGGGAGCCATTAGCAAAGCTAAAATCTCAATCGCTTCTTGACTAACCCTCTTTTCCTGATAAAGAAAATTAACAAATTCCATAATCGAGGCAATAGCAGTATTGTAATGAAGTTTTTCGATATCCCTGGTTACTTTTTTAATTGTCTGGTGAATGACTTTCTTCTCTTGAGAATCTCCTTTTTCCTCAAACTTCTGACTAATTCGCCAAACCCGACTCATAAACCGATACATACCAGTAATCCCTTGATCCCGAAAATCGCCTCCTTGGTTAAAAGGACCCAAAAACATCAAATAGCATCTTAACGCATCAGAACCAAACTTTTTAATGTAGTTATCGGGAATAATCACATTGCCCCGAGACTTCGCCATTTTTGCGCCGTCTTTGATAATCAACCCATGAGCATAAAAGTGTTTAAAGGGTTCTTCAAAATCAATTAAACCTAAATCTTTAAAAACCATGGTCAAAAACCGGGTATACATCAAGTGAAGAACGGCGTGCTCCTGGCCACCAATATACATTTCGACTGGCAACCATTTCTTAACTCTCTTTTTATCAAAAGCCACCTTTTTCTTATCCGTAGAAGTATAACGGAAAAAATACCAAGCCGAGTCTAAAAAAGTATCAGAAACATCAGTCTCTCTTTCAGCCAAATCGCCACATTTTGGACATTTAACCTTAACCCAATCTTTAGCCTGAGCCAAAGGCGAAACTCCAGTCCCCAAAGGCTTCCAGTTTTTCAGATAAGGCAGTTTAACTGGTAAATCTTTTTCTGGCACCGGCTGCCAACCACATTTTGAACAATTAATCATCGGAATCGGTGGCCCCCAATAACGCTGACGAGAAACACACCAATCTCGTAAACGATATTGGGTTTGTTTTTGGGCCAAACCTTTTTTCTCTAACCAAGTCGTAATCTTTTTAATCCCCTCTTGAACCTCTAAACCATTAAATTGACCTGAATTAACTAACTTGCCTTGACCATCATAAGCCTGTTTTTCAACATCTCCGCCAGAAATCACTTCAATAATCTCTAAATCATGTTCCTTAGCAAATTCCCAATCTCGCTGATCATGAGCCGGCACACCCATAACCGCTCCTGTACCGTAACCCATGACCACGTAATCAGCTATCCAAACCGGAATCTTTTTACTAGTAGCCGGGTTAATCACATAACCACCTGTAAAAACTCCAGTCTTTTCTTTTTCGGTGAATAAACGCTGGACTTCTGTCTTCTTACGAGCCTTTTTAATATAGTTTGATACTTTTTCTTTGTTTTCAGCTAAAGTTAATTTATCTACCCACTGAGATTCTGGCGCTAAAACAAAGAAAGTGGCGCCAAAAATCGTATCCGGTCGAGTGGTAAAAGTAGAAATTTTTTCTTTAGAACCAGCGATTAAGAACTGAAGCTCTGCTCCTTCAGATTTACCAATCCAATTTCTCTGGGCAATTTTTGTTCTCTCTGACCAATCAATGATTTCTAAATCCTTTAAAAGTCTGTCTGCGTACTTGGTAATCTTAAAAAACCATTGTTCTAACTCTCGTTTCTCTACCTCATTATTACAACGCTCACACTTACCGGCAATTACTTGCTCATCAGAAAGAGTGGTCTTACATGAAGGACACCAGTTAACTGAGGCTTTTTTTCGTTCAACCAAACCGGCTTTGAAAAGCTGAAGAAAAACCCATTGCGTCCAACCATAATAATCAGGGTCATAAGTTTCTAAAATATTCTCCCAAGCATAACCATTACCCGTGGCCTCTAATTGACGATAAAAATTCTTTTCTGTCTGCTTAGCCACTTCAACCGGGTGCTTGCCTAATTTAAGAGCGTAATTCTCACTGTGAATCCCAAAACCATCCAAGCCAATAGGTTCAAAAACATCATTCCCTTTCATCCTCTGCCAACGACCATGAATATCAGAACCAGTAAAAGCATACATATTGCCAACATGAAGGCCTTCACCGGAAGGATAAGGAAACATCATCAAGTTATAGAAGGGTTTCTTGGCTTGATCCAAATCAACTTCGTAAATCTTCTCCTGACGCCAACGTCCCTGCCATTTTTTCTCAATTTCTTCTGGATAATAATTTTTAGCCATCTTTTTTATCCTAACAAAAAACTCCCTGGTTTGGGAGTTCCAAAAAACTCTTCTCTCTCCCAAACCAAGCTACTTCTCTAAGAGAAGAAGATTAAGGTCAAGAAGAGAAAATAAAAATTTCATCTTCCTTAATTTAGCAAATCCTTCTTTTGCTGTCAATCTCTCTGTGTTAAAATGAGTTGAAATGGGCAGGCAAAAATCCTGGTTTTCAATTATCATTCCTGTTTTTAATGAAGAAAAAGTCATTAAAAAAGTTATTCAAGAAATAAAAACGGTTCTCCGTCAAGAAAAAATCAAGGCGGAGATCATTACGGTTAATGACGGCTCAACCGATACTTCAGGAGAGATTCTCAAAAAGATAAAAGGTATCAGAATCATCAATCATTCCCATAATCAAGGCTACGGCGCTTCTGTTAAAACCGGAGTTCTTAAGGCGAAACGCGAAAACATCATTATTATTGATGGTGATGGGACTTATTCTCCTCAAGACATCCCTCTCCTCATTAAAAACTTTGCTGACCAAGACATGATTGTGGGTGCCAGAACCGGTAAAAAAATTCAAGAGCCTTTTTTAAGAAAAATAATGAAAAAAATCTTGATTCTCCTAGCTAACTACCTGATCAACGAAAAAATTCCTGACCTCAATTCCGGTTTAAGACTCTTTAAGAAAGAACAATTTGACCGTTTTCTTCACCTCTTACCTTCAGGTTTTTCCTGCACTTCCACCCTGACTCTCTCTTTTCTCGCTCATGACCTTTCGGTCAAATTTATACCCATCAATTACCATCACCGAGTTGGCAAATCAAAAATAAAGCCAATTAGAGACACAATTAACTTTACTTCCCTGATTCTGACCACTATTCTTTACTTCAATCCCCTGAAATTCTTTGTTCCCTTAAGTCTAGTCTTCTTTTTCTCGAGTTTCTTAATAGGCATCTACAGTTTTTTATTTTTGCCTAAGTTTATGGATGTCTCGACCGTCATTCTCTTCTTTGCTGGCTTCCAAATTCTTTCGATTGGCATTTTGGCTGATCTCATTTCCAAAGGTAACGCCAAGCTTGACCGAAGCTAATGAAAATCATCTTAATCAACCCACCAGCCGAAAACGAAATTATTGGCAACAATCCACCCATTATTGAAGAAGAAAGAGGTTTCAATCCACCCTTAGGTTTACTCTACCTGGCCGCCTATTTAAGGCAGAACAATCACCACCAAATCAAAATCATTGACAGCCAAGTTGAAGAACTCACCTACTCCCAACTCAAACAAAAAATAAAGAGGTCCAAACCAGAAATTGTTGGCATCACCACCATGACTCTGACCTTAATTGATGTCCTCAAAACCGTTAAACTAGTCAAAGAAGTTGATAAAAAGATAAAAGTTATTCTGGGTGGCCCTCATGTCCACATCTTTCCCAAAGAAACCATTAATCTTCCAGGTGTTGACTACCTTGTTTTAGGTGAAGGCGAACAAGCTTTTAATGACTTAATCAACGCCCTTGAAAAAAAAGAAAAATTAGAAAAAATAAAAGGGATTGTTTTTAAAAGAAATAAAAAAATCATTAACACCGGTCCCCGACCCTTTCTGATGAACCTTGACCAACTCCCTTTTCCAGCCCGAGACCTAGTCCCTTATCAGCAATATTCCTCTTTGATTGCTAAAAGACAACCGATTACGACCATGATTACTTCTCGAGGCTGTCCATTTCAATGTAAATTCTGTGACCGACCAAACTTAGGTAAAGTCTTTAGAGCCCGTTCCGCCCAAAACGTGGTTAAGGAAATCGAGGAATGTGTTCAAATGGGAATCAACGAGTTTTTTATCTATGATGATACTTTTACGGTCAACCAGCAAAGAGTAATTGAGATCTGCGACGAAATCATTAAAAGAAAATTAAAGATTGGCTGGGACATTAGAGCCAGAGTGGATACGATTAACAAAAAAATCCTCAAAAAACTGAAACAAGCTAATTGTGAACGAATCCATTATGGGGTTGAAACCGGTTCACCTAAAGTTCTCAAAGCCCTTAACAAAGGCATTACTCTGAGACAAGTCAGAAACGCTTTTCGCTGGACCAAAGAAATGGGTATTGATACCCTGGCCTATTTTATGATTGGCAATCCCCAAGAGGGCAAAAAAGAAATAAGCGCCAGTCTAAAATTAATGAAAGAATTAGAACCAGATTTTGTTCACCTCACCATTCTCACTCCTTTTCCGGCCACCAAAATCTATTTGGAAGCCCTGGAAAAAGGGATTATCAAAAAAGATGTTTGGCAAGAATTTGCCAAAAAACCTTCACCTGATTTTATTCCCCCAGTCTGGAGCGAAAACTTTAGTCGAGAAGAGCTCTTTGAAATTGTTTCCCAGGCCTACAAAGAATTCTATACTCGGCCAGCCTACATTATTCAAGGTTTAAGAAAAATCAAATCTCTGCCAGAATTTAACCGGAAAATAAGGGCAGGACTTAAAGTTATCAAAATGTAACAAAGATGGACAAAAGACATCCAAAAGGCGTTTTAAAACTTGATTATCATTTAAAAAGAAAAAACAAAAAAGCTTTTGCTTATCGCTTTCAACGAAGAACTAAAGAAGTCCTTAAAGCCATCCAGAAATATCAACCAAAACCAAACAATATCCTTGATCTAGGCACCGCTGATGGTCTGATGCTTAGTCAAATCAAAGATCATTTCCCTAAAAGTAATTGCCTAGGGATTGAATACTCCCAAGAACTAATCAAAACAAACCAAGACAAAAGAATTAAAATCATCCAAGGTAATGTTCTTAAACTCCCTTTTCAAAAACCCCAATTTGAAGTGATTATTGCCGCCGCTATCATCGAACACCTCAATCAACCCCAGAAATTAATCAGAGAAAGTCAAAGGGTGCTTAAAAAAAATGGGATTCTGATTCTGACCACCCCTGACCCTTTTTGGGAGAAAACCGCCACTCTTGTCGGTCACTTAAAAAAAGAAAGTCATTATTCGACTCTTGATTTAAGAGAATTAACCAAAATCCTAAAAAAACAAGGTTTCCAAATCCTGGAAAAGAAAAAATTTATGTTCTCACCTATTGGCTTTCCCCGCGAAGAAGCAATTGAAAAAATCCTCAGATTATTTTCTTTAAATGCTTTAATGGCTAATCAATTAATTATTGCTAAGAAAAAATAAATTAAAAAGGATTTAAACTCTAAGTTATGTCAGCTAAAAAAATCAGCCAAATTCAATATTGGAATTCAGTTACCAAAAGAAGACAACCAACTCATCCCGTGGTCAGAGAATTTGTTATCCCAAAAATAAGGTTCATTGAGAAAACAATTAAACTCAAACCAAAGAGTAAAGTTTTAGACGTCGGTTGTGGCAGTGGCTTTTTTACCTATTACCTGGCCAAGAGATATCAGGTTACTGGTCTTGACTTCTCTAAAAAAATGCTAGCCCTTAATCCTCACAAAAGATTAATCAAAGCCAGTGCCTATCAAATTCCTTTTAAAGACAATACCTTTGACCTGGTTTTTTGCTCCAACCTCCTCCACCACCTCGATCACCCCTTAAAAGCTCTTAAAGAAATGAACCGAGTGGCAAAAAAGTTTGTGATTGCTTCAGAACCCAACAGAAACAATCTCGCTATCCTTCTTTTAGGTCTGGCTAAAAAAGAAGAAAGAAAATCCCTCAAATTCTCGACCAATTATCTCGTCTCTCTTTTCAAAAAAACTAAACTCCAGATTGTTACTCAAGAAAACCTAGGCCTGATTACGCCTAACAAAACGCCCCAGTCTTTGATTAAGCCTCTTTTATTTCTGGAAAAAATAAGCTGGCTTAAACCCCTAAGAGCCTACACCATCATTATCGCAGAAAAAAAGAAGTAAACTTTTGTTTCAATAAATCTAAAGCAAAAATCCCACCCCCGGCGACAATAATAAAATAAAGCACCCAACCAACCACCAAGGCTTTAAACATAAAAACCAAACCTTCTTCCTTAAAAACAAAGAACAAAAACTTATAAACGCCACCAAGATGAACCAAAAAAGCGATTAAAGTCCCTAGCCAAAAAGGATGCCAAAAAAGACCTAAAAACAAGAAACCAGGCAAAGCGACAGCTGATAAAGCAGTGATAAACTCTTTTTTGGTAGTCGCCACCGGGTCAAACTGGCGCCGACTCAGATAAAGTTTACTCCAGTCCCGAGCCCGGAAAAAATATTTTTTGGCAATCGGCCAAAAATCCTCAAATTCATGTCTAACTTTCATTTTAGGATTAAAAATGACTGCATAGCGCTGGGCAATCCGATAAGTAAATTCAATATCCTCGACCATCGCTCCTTTGTAACCTTCATTAAAACCACCTAAGCGAAGAAACAATTCCCGATTAATAGCTGCAATCCGGGTCGAAAAGAGAAAGTAATAACCACGCTGGTCTCTTTCCTGAATCCAATAACTCCAATCCCTTAAAGCCTTGAATCGAGGAAAAAATTTCTTGCTCCTTTGAACCTTGTTCCAAACCCCAGTCATCGCATACAAATCAGGGTCTTTTTGAA contains:
- a CDS encoding ComEA family DNA-binding protein — encoded protein: MPNFDFQKLLEQGKVPLLLGLIGIFLVSVGILTTLFLNQQKEPEIEIIASKEESETIWVDLAGSVIQPGVYELPSNSRYKDLLALAGGLSAGADRSWVEKNLNLAQELEDGQKVYIPSQGEDGEVAGESVSGKININSASASELDSLWGIGEARAKAIIENRPYASVDDLLDKKVIPANVFETIKDEITVF
- a CDS encoding helix-turn-helix transcriptional regulator yields the protein MNYSKAIRTIRAARDISQKELGQLTNLDPSYISRIESGERTPAIESLKSITEALEIPFYLFILLSSEKEELKDIPEKEAGKIAKNLLKILILSQKESR
- a CDS encoding reverse transcriptase family protein; translation: MLASLNPEIFPLRSTKFLEYLLITDRKQLKKLAESAGRYYRPFDRLEINEAGKNKWRHIDNPTGKLKIIQKKINKRILKEAMISLPNGMIGGVTGKSTKDNVKFHLKKEMVLTLDLKNCFPNINNQKIYRVWKEILGCGRVNARILTQLTTFQTRLPQGASTSLALCNLALLPLFNDIQVFASAHNLNFTLYVDDIAISGKFPMVQSSISPIINLIQKHGYAIGHKKIRIMPANVRQKITGIIVNKKTAIEIQKIEEIRGQILNAARKKIITKNDLDSIWGKIDYIKNISPARGEKLSHFAAMLLPDSVEIYTKPVNYKIRKCTCTKRHKTKRP
- the leuS gene encoding leucine--tRNA ligase, translated to MAKNYYPEEIEKKWQGRWRQEKIYEVDLDQAKKPFYNLMMFPYPSGEGLHVGNMYAFTGSDIHGRWQRMKGNDVFEPIGLDGFGIHSENYALKLGKHPVEVAKQTEKNFYRQLEATGNGYAWENILETYDPDYYGWTQWVFLQLFKAGLVERKKASVNWCPSCKTTLSDEQVIAGKCERCNNEVEKRELEQWFFKITKYADRLLKDLEIIDWSERTKIAQRNWIGKSEGAELQFLIAGSKEKISTFTTRPDTIFGATFFVLAPESQWVDKLTLAENKEKVSNYIKKARKKTEVQRLFTEKEKTGVFTGGYVINPATSKKIPVWIADYVVMGYGTGAVMGVPAHDQRDWEFAKEHDLEIIEVISGGDVEKQAYDGQGKLVNSGQFNGLEVQEGIKKITTWLEKKGLAQKQTQYRLRDWCVSRQRYWGPPIPMINCSKCGWQPVPEKDLPVKLPYLKNWKPLGTGVSPLAQAKDWVKVKCPKCGDLAERETDVSDTFLDSAWYFFRYTSTDKKKVAFDKKRVKKWLPVEMYIGGQEHAVLHLMYTRFLTMVFKDLGLIDFEEPFKHFYAHGLIIKDGAKMAKSRGNVIIPDNYIKKFGSDALRCYLMFLGPFNQGGDFRDQGITGMYRFMSRVWRISQKFEEKGDSQEKKVIHQTIKKVTRDIEKLHYNTAIASIMEFVNFLYQEKRVSQEAIEILALLMAPFAPHVAEEIWCEVLKNKFSVHQQKWPEFDEKMIKEEKALIIIQINGKLRGQIEVSSNQASQQVEVEKLAKKEKNVAKHLEKKKVKKVVFVSGKLINFVV
- a CDS encoding glycosyltransferase family 2 protein, giving the protein MGRQKSWFSIIIPVFNEEKVIKKVIQEIKTVLRQEKIKAEIITVNDGSTDTSGEILKKIKGIRIINHSHNQGYGASVKTGVLKAKRENIIIIDGDGTYSPQDIPLLIKNFADQDMIVGARTGKKIQEPFLRKIMKKILILLANYLINEKIPDLNSGLRLFKKEQFDRFLHLLPSGFSCTSTLTLSFLAHDLSVKFIPINYHHRVGKSKIKPIRDTINFTSLILTTILYFNPLKFFVPLSLVFFFSSFLIGIYSFLFLPKFMDVSTVILFFAGFQILSIGILADLISKGNAKLDRS
- a CDS encoding radical SAM protein, with protein sequence MKIILINPPAENEIIGNNPPIIEEERGFNPPLGLLYLAAYLRQNNHHQIKIIDSQVEELTYSQLKQKIKRSKPEIVGITTMTLTLIDVLKTVKLVKEVDKKIKVILGGPHVHIFPKETINLPGVDYLVLGEGEQAFNDLINALEKKEKLEKIKGIVFKRNKKIINTGPRPFLMNLDQLPFPARDLVPYQQYSSLIAKRQPITTMITSRGCPFQCKFCDRPNLGKVFRARSAQNVVKEIEECVQMGINEFFIYDDTFTVNQQRVIEICDEIIKRKLKIGWDIRARVDTINKKILKKLKQANCERIHYGVETGSPKVLKALNKGITLRQVRNAFRWTKEMGIDTLAYFMIGNPQEGKKEISASLKLMKELEPDFVHLTILTPFPATKIYLEALEKGIIKKDVWQEFAKKPSPDFIPPVWSENFSREELFEIVSQAYKEFYTRPAYIIQGLRKIKSLPEFNRKIRAGLKVIKM
- a CDS encoding class I SAM-dependent methyltransferase, whose translation is MDKRHPKGVLKLDYHLKRKNKKAFAYRFQRRTKEVLKAIQKYQPKPNNILDLGTADGLMLSQIKDHFPKSNCLGIEYSQELIKTNQDKRIKIIQGNVLKLPFQKPQFEVIIAAAIIEHLNQPQKLIRESQRVLKKNGILILTTPDPFWEKTATLVGHLKKESHYSTLDLRELTKILKKQGFQILEKKKFMFSPIGFPREEAIEKILRLFSLNALMANQLIIAKKK
- a CDS encoding methyltransferase domain-containing protein codes for the protein MSAKKISQIQYWNSVTKRRQPTHPVVREFVIPKIRFIEKTIKLKPKSKVLDVGCGSGFFTYYLAKRYQVTGLDFSKKMLALNPHKRLIKASAYQIPFKDNTFDLVFCSNLLHHLDHPLKALKEMNRVAKKFVIASEPNRNNLAILLLGLAKKEERKSLKFSTNYLVSLFKKTKLQIVTQENLGLITPNKTPQSLIKPLLFLEKISWLKPLRAYTIIIAEKKK
- a CDS encoding glycosyltransferase family 2 protein, giving the protein MIKKPFLSIIIPAYKAEESIIPLLDSAFNSSFKDFEIIVVDDCSPDGTGEVVKGYGRGVRYHCLRKNAGPAKARNEGAKVARGEVLLFLDSDVQLYKNTLKEIANCFQKDPDLYAMTGVWNKVQRSKKFFPRFKALRDWSYWIQERDQRGYYFLFSTRIAAINRELFLRLGGFNEGYKGAMVEDIEFTYRIAQRYAVIFNPKMKVRHEFEDFWPIAKKYFFRARDWSKLYLSRRQFDPVATTKKEFITALSAVALPGFLFLGLFWHPFWLGTLIAFLVHLGGVYKFLFFVFKEEGLVFMFKALVVGWVLYFIIVAGGGIFALDLLKQKFTSFFLR